In Candidatus Roseilinea sp., one DNA window encodes the following:
- the recX gene encoding regulatory protein RecX: MAGVITALKAQRGKERVNVYLDGKFAFGLALVHAVWLKVGQTLSDDEIAELRAADTVEKARLRALDLISYRPRSVREVQRRLKQAGADDAAIAAVVERLKAVGLLDDDAFSRAWVESRMRTRPRSKRMIAWELRQKGVGRADIEAALEEVDEEDAARRAAMQRLPRLRGLAPPERQRKLYEFLARKGFDYETIERAVQQVESSVERDVDR, translated from the coding sequence ATGGCAGGCGTGATCACTGCCCTCAAAGCGCAACGCGGGAAGGAGCGCGTGAACGTCTATCTGGACGGCAAATTCGCGTTTGGCCTGGCGCTGGTGCATGCGGTGTGGCTGAAGGTCGGCCAGACGTTAAGCGACGATGAAATTGCCGAGCTTCGAGCAGCCGACACGGTGGAGAAAGCCCGACTGCGCGCGCTGGACCTTATTTCGTATCGCCCACGCAGCGTGCGCGAGGTGCAGCGCCGGCTGAAGCAGGCCGGCGCCGACGACGCAGCCATCGCCGCGGTCGTGGAACGCTTGAAAGCGGTTGGCTTACTGGATGACGACGCGTTCAGCCGGGCGTGGGTGGAGAGCCGGATGCGCACCCGCCCGCGCAGCAAGCGCATGATCGCGTGGGAGTTGCGCCAGAAGGGGGTGGGTCGCGCAGACATCGAAGCGGCTTTAGAGGAGGTGGATGAGGAAGACGCCGCCCGTCGTGCCGCGATGCAGCGCCTGCCCAGGCTCCGGGGCCTCGCGCCGCCGGAGCGCCAACGCAAGCTGTATGAGTTTTTGGCGCGCAAGGGATTCGATTATGAGACGATCGAGCGCGCCGTGCAACAAGTCGAGTCGTCGGTCGAGCGGGATGTTGATCGTTGA
- the rny gene encoding ribonuclease Y, with amino-acid sequence MDTLRLVIEVLGVILAVVIGWMAYRIGRQQAKDEGAILRAEAEKTLSEAQAKARQMLVEAKDEILKIRSELDQEIKERRLELQREDDRLKKRREELESQRERIEQREKKLNQRQSALDKREAELERLQKERVTALEAKLEEVAGMTREDARNELLAAVRETARNDMARVIREVEAQTRETAEQRARKLVIETMQRVATDVVAERAVATIELPSEEAKGRIIGRNGRNVQAFEQAAGVDVIVDDTPETVTISCFDPVRREIARRALESLVRDGRIHPTRIEKALEDARRDVERIMAEEGERATVEAGVPGLPTEIVKTLGRLKYRTSYGQNQLYHAVETAKLAGLLASELKADVKVCKMGGLLHDIGKALDRESEGTHVQLGVDLLRRFNINPKVIHCVESHHHDVPQETLEAVIVEIADAISGSRPGARRETLETYVKRVRQLEETAKSFKGVSEAYAVQAGRELRVIVKPETVDDLTCIQLSRDIAKRIEETMEYPGQIKVTVVRETRAVEYAK; translated from the coding sequence ATGGACACATTGAGACTTGTGATCGAGGTCCTCGGGGTGATCCTGGCGGTGGTCATCGGTTGGATGGCATACCGGATTGGCCGCCAACAGGCGAAGGACGAGGGAGCCATTCTGCGCGCCGAGGCGGAGAAGACGCTGAGCGAAGCTCAGGCCAAGGCACGCCAGATGCTGGTCGAAGCCAAGGACGAAATCCTCAAGATCCGCAGCGAGTTGGATCAGGAGATCAAAGAGAGGCGGCTAGAACTGCAGCGCGAGGATGATCGGCTGAAGAAGCGCCGCGAGGAACTGGAAAGCCAGCGCGAACGCATCGAGCAACGCGAGAAGAAGCTGAACCAGCGCCAATCGGCGCTCGATAAGCGCGAAGCGGAGTTGGAGCGCCTGCAAAAGGAGCGCGTGACCGCGCTGGAAGCGAAACTGGAAGAAGTCGCCGGCATGACGCGCGAGGACGCGCGTAACGAACTGCTGGCGGCCGTGCGCGAGACGGCCCGCAACGACATGGCCCGCGTGATCCGCGAGGTCGAAGCGCAAACCCGCGAGACGGCCGAGCAACGCGCCCGCAAGTTGGTGATCGAAACCATGCAGCGGGTAGCCACCGACGTGGTGGCCGAGCGCGCCGTCGCCACCATCGAGCTGCCCAGCGAAGAAGCCAAGGGGCGGATTATCGGCCGCAACGGCCGCAACGTGCAGGCCTTCGAGCAAGCCGCCGGCGTGGACGTGATCGTGGACGACACGCCGGAGACGGTGACCATCTCCTGCTTCGACCCGGTGCGGCGCGAGATCGCCCGGCGCGCGCTGGAGTCGCTCGTGCGCGACGGGCGCATCCACCCCACGCGCATCGAGAAGGCGCTGGAGGACGCCCGGCGCGACGTGGAGCGCATCATGGCCGAGGAAGGCGAACGCGCCACGGTCGAGGCCGGCGTGCCCGGGCTGCCCACCGAGATCGTCAAAACGCTTGGCCGGTTGAAGTACCGCACCAGCTACGGCCAGAACCAGCTCTACCATGCGGTCGAGACGGCGAAGCTGGCCGGCTTGCTGGCCTCCGAGCTGAAAGCCGACGTGAAGGTGTGCAAGATGGGCGGCCTGCTGCACGACATCGGTAAGGCGCTCGACCGCGAGAGCGAAGGCACGCACGTGCAACTCGGCGTGGATTTGCTGCGCCGGTTCAACATCAACCCGAAGGTGATCCACTGCGTCGAGTCGCACCATCACGACGTGCCGCAGGAGACGCTGGAGGCGGTGATCGTCGAGATCGCCGATGCGATCAGCGGCTCACGCCCCGGCGCGCGCCGCGAGACACTCGAGACCTACGTCAAGCGCGTGCGCCAGCTCGAGGAAACTGCCAAGTCGTTCAAGGGCGTGAGCGAAGCCTATGCCGTACAGGCCGGCCGCGAGTTGCGCGTCATCGTCAAGCCGGAGACGGTGGACGATCTGACATGCATCCAACTCAGCCGCGACATCGCCAAGCGCATCGAGGAGACGATGGAGTACCCCGGCCAGATCAAGGTCACCGTCGTGCGCGAGACGCGCGCGGTCGAGTATGCGAAGTAG
- a CDS encoding mRNA interferase PemK, with protein MDRFAKGDTVVVRFPFADLTGTSVRPALVIARLRTGDYVICQITSRFKRDGYSIPLDANSFTVGGLPRDSYVRPNRLFTAAPAIILGRTGTLSADVVQEVVRAVVEIVQS; from the coding sequence ATGGACAGATTTGCAAAAGGCGATACTGTCGTAGTCCGGTTCCCATTTGCTGATCTCACCGGGACGAGCGTGCGTCCTGCCCTGGTCATCGCTCGATTACGCACCGGCGACTATGTGATCTGCCAGATCACGAGCCGATTCAAGCGCGACGGTTACAGCATCCCGCTCGATGCCAATAGCTTCACCGTCGGCGGATTGCCGCGGGACAGCTATGTGCGCCCCAATCGGTTGTTCACTGCTGCGCCTGCAATCATCCTCGGGCGAACCGGGACTTTAAGCGCAGACGTCGTTCAAGAAGTGGTCAGGGCAGTGGTTGAGATCGTTCAGTCCTGA
- a CDS encoding aminopeptidase: MSLLGHIRHLSEDIGPRGSATEGEAKASDYVQRCLNEFGLQPEGQPVLSATSAYTPFILATGATLLGVFLFWQPQPVGAAAACVLATTALGAVLLELTFNDNPLRWVIPTGWSRNVLATIPSAMQDGKRPPILITAHLDTHRTPLLFSSPAWRRVFRIIMPAGLVGIAVLIVLFAIGIFSPARMLRELALAPGVVVAVIFLLMIQAATSPFTKGANDNASGVAVVLDLAEKLVQRPLRRRDVIVAFTACEEVGAYGAAALIRANQHNLRGAIHLVIDHVGGWQGRDFGPSIIRSEKFLRRAMCDPHLVRVAQRIAAERPDLCATVRDFDLAYSELSIGSKYGLRTIGLIGLTPDGDLPNWHTPHDVIGNLNEATLERTAEFAWHLLQAIDAEDGL, encoded by the coding sequence ATGTCGCTCTTGGGGCACATCCGTCACCTCTCCGAAGACATCGGCCCGCGCGGAAGCGCGACCGAGGGCGAAGCAAAAGCGTCCGACTACGTCCAACGTTGCTTGAACGAATTCGGGCTGCAGCCGGAAGGGCAGCCTGTGCTCAGCGCAACATCAGCCTATACACCCTTCATCTTGGCAACAGGCGCGACGTTGCTCGGTGTGTTCCTCTTCTGGCAGCCTCAGCCGGTCGGCGCAGCCGCTGCGTGCGTGCTCGCCACGACGGCGCTCGGCGCTGTGCTGCTCGAGCTGACTTTCAACGATAACCCGCTGCGCTGGGTGATCCCCACCGGCTGGAGCCGGAATGTGCTGGCGACGATTCCTTCCGCAATGCAAGATGGCAAGCGTCCGCCCATCTTGATCACGGCGCATCTGGATACGCATCGCACGCCGCTGTTGTTCAGCTCGCCGGCTTGGCGGCGCGTCTTCCGCATCATCATGCCTGCTGGCTTGGTGGGGATTGCTGTGCTGATCGTCCTATTCGCAATCGGGATCTTCTCACCCGCGCGCATGCTGCGTGAGCTTGCGCTCGCGCCGGGCGTCGTCGTCGCCGTCATCTTCCTGCTCATGATCCAGGCTGCCACTTCGCCCTTCACGAAGGGTGCCAACGACAACGCCAGCGGTGTGGCCGTCGTGCTGGATCTCGCGGAGAAGCTGGTGCAGCGCCCACTTCGACGTCGTGATGTGATCGTCGCGTTCACGGCATGCGAAGAAGTCGGCGCGTATGGCGCAGCGGCGCTCATCCGCGCCAATCAGCACAATCTGCGCGGCGCGATCCACCTCGTCATTGATCACGTGGGCGGCTGGCAAGGCCGCGACTTCGGGCCGAGCATCATTCGCAGCGAGAAGTTCCTGCGCCGCGCAATGTGCGATCCGCACCTGGTGCGGGTTGCGCAACGCATCGCCGCTGAGCGGCCAGACCTGTGCGCGACGGTGCGCGACTTCGACCTGGCCTACAGCGAGCTGTCCATCGGGTCGAAATACGGTCTGCGCACCATCGGCTTGATCGGACTGACGCCGGATGGGGATCTGCCGAACTGGCACACGCCACACGACGTGATCGGCAATCTCAACGAAGCGACGCTGGAACGCACGGCGGAGTTCGCCTGGCACCTGTTGCAGGCGATTGACGCGGAGGATGGGCTATGA
- a CDS encoding putative transcriptional regulatory protein: MSGHSKWATIKRAKSANDAKRGAMFTRLAREITIAAREGGGNPDANFRLRLAIDKARAANMPKENIERAIARGTGQGGEAEALEEIIYEGYLPHKVPVMIQVLTDNRNRTVAEVRKVLTRAGGQLEGAAVSWQFQRKGVIVIERKDGVNPDAVFEIALEAGADDINIGDEAIEITTTVESFRDVREALMKQGYELASAEIALVPNSYVELERDKAEQVLHVIDTLEEMDDVQQVYHNLQLPAEVAA; encoded by the coding sequence ATGTCAGGTCACAGCAAATGGGCAACCATCAAGCGCGCCAAGAGCGCGAACGACGCCAAGCGCGGCGCGATGTTCACGCGGCTCGCCCGCGAAATCACTATTGCGGCGCGCGAAGGCGGCGGTAACCCCGACGCCAACTTTCGCCTGCGCCTGGCGATAGACAAAGCGCGCGCGGCCAACATGCCAAAGGAGAATATCGAACGCGCCATCGCCCGCGGCACCGGCCAGGGCGGCGAAGCGGAAGCGCTCGAGGAGATCATCTATGAAGGCTACCTGCCGCACAAGGTGCCCGTCATGATCCAGGTGCTGACGGACAACCGCAACCGCACCGTTGCCGAAGTGCGCAAGGTGCTTACGCGCGCCGGCGGCCAGCTCGAAGGTGCCGCCGTATCCTGGCAGTTCCAGCGCAAGGGGGTGATCGTGATCGAGCGCAAGGACGGGGTGAACCCGGACGCAGTGTTCGAAATCGCGCTCGAAGCCGGCGCCGACGACATCAACATCGGCGACGAAGCCATCGAGATTACCACCACCGTGGAGAGCTTCCGCGACGTGCGCGAGGCGCTGATGAAGCAAGGCTACGAACTGGCCAGCGCCGAGATCGCCCTGGTGCCGAACAGCTACGTGGAGCTGGAGCGCGACAAGGCAGAGCAGGTCCTCCACGTCATTGACACGCTGGAGGAAATGGACGACGTGCAGCAGGTGTATCACAACCTACAGCTCCCGGCCGAAGTCGCGGCGTAA
- a CDS encoding putative lipid II flippase MurJ, translating into MRATEPESLPAPALAPLPTDLTPTEHAPQANPAGVERRIAWAAAITSLGNLSSRVIGLVREMVKSFYFGNGQAASAFELAANVPTQFYDLLVGGMLSSALVPTFSGLAAREDDEAQQRAFGALLGALIGLFTLGLSVLIAVLWLCATPIAHFIGGGPNQDADLVASLLRITIPSILFLNLSGIVSAALFARHKFGFTAFTATVFNLALIACMALFESRLGVGSLALGLLAGSAAQVLIQLPGLRGVPIKLSLNWRLPGVAQVIRLFLPVAGGLALAQIAVQASFIFAGRISAEGPSTMRYAAQVIQFPLGMIVTAVSAAILPSLSAARGEAFKATLAQGLRLVWVLIAPATVGLYVLATPVIALLFQHGAFTAESTAYTAVALRAAAPGLLFAAIDTPLIFAFYAQRDTRTPTLIGLVSTAFYLVVIAGLAQLSQAGVRPFTLSDLILANSLKTGLDAALMGFFLWRKIGGLSGYGLAGLIVKASAASLVMGGAVWLVMSALLERFGLETLGAQASVAIGAALAGGAVYALCASVLRIPEWMAVSSAVRQRFGV; encoded by the coding sequence ATGCGCGCCACCGAGCCCGAGTCGCTGCCCGCCCCGGCGCTCGCCCCGCTGCCGACCGACCTGACGCCAACGGAACACGCGCCTCAGGCGAATCCCGCCGGCGTTGAACGCCGGATCGCCTGGGCTGCAGCCATCACCTCGCTCGGCAACCTGAGCAGCCGCGTGATCGGCCTGGTCCGCGAGATGGTCAAGTCGTTCTACTTCGGCAACGGCCAGGCGGCCAGCGCGTTCGAGTTGGCGGCGAACGTGCCCACGCAGTTCTATGACCTGCTGGTGGGCGGCATGCTCAGCTCGGCGCTGGTGCCGACGTTCAGCGGGCTGGCCGCGCGCGAGGACGACGAAGCGCAACAGCGCGCGTTCGGTGCGCTGCTCGGCGCGTTGATCGGCCTGTTCACGCTCGGATTGTCGGTCCTGATCGCCGTCCTGTGGCTGTGCGCGACGCCGATCGCGCATTTCATCGGCGGCGGCCCGAACCAGGACGCCGACCTGGTGGCGTCGCTGCTGCGCATCACCATTCCCTCGATCCTGTTCTTGAACCTGAGCGGGATCGTGAGCGCGGCGCTGTTCGCCCGGCACAAGTTCGGGTTCACGGCGTTCACGGCCACGGTCTTCAACCTGGCACTGATCGCGTGCATGGCGCTGTTCGAGTCGCGGCTGGGCGTGGGGTCGCTCGCGCTTGGGCTGCTGGCCGGCAGCGCGGCGCAGGTGTTGATCCAGCTCCCCGGCCTGCGCGGCGTGCCGATCAAGCTCTCGTTGAACTGGCGCCTGCCGGGCGTGGCGCAGGTGATCCGGCTGTTCCTGCCGGTGGCCGGCGGGCTGGCGCTGGCGCAGATCGCCGTGCAGGCCAGCTTCATCTTCGCCGGCCGCATCAGCGCCGAGGGGCCGTCCACCATGCGCTATGCCGCTCAGGTGATCCAGTTCCCACTGGGCATGATCGTCACCGCGGTATCGGCGGCGATCTTGCCTTCGCTCTCGGCGGCGCGCGGCGAGGCGTTCAAGGCGACGCTGGCACAGGGGCTGCGGCTGGTATGGGTGCTGATCGCGCCGGCGACGGTCGGGCTATACGTGCTGGCGACGCCGGTGATCGCGCTGCTCTTTCAACACGGCGCGTTCACGGCCGAGAGCACGGCTTATACGGCCGTCGCGCTGCGCGCGGCGGCGCCCGGCCTGCTGTTCGCGGCCATAGATACGCCGTTGATCTTCGCGTTCTACGCCCAGCGCGACACGCGCACGCCGACGTTGATCGGGCTGGTCTCGACGGCGTTCTACCTGGTCGTCATCGCCGGGCTGGCGCAGTTGTCGCAGGCCGGTGTGCGCCCGTTCACGCTATCCGACCTGATCCTGGCCAACTCGCTCAAGACCGGCCTGGACGCGGCGCTGATGGGATTCTTCCTTTGGCGCAAGATCGGCGGGCTGAGCGGCTATGGGCTGGCCGGATTGATCGTCAAGGCGAGCGCGGCCTCGTTGGTGATGGGCGGCGCGGTGTGGCTGGTGATGTCGGCGTTGTTAGAGCGCTTCGGGCTGGAGACGCTGGGGGCACAAGCATCGGTCGCGATCGGCGCCGCGCTGGCCGGCGGCGCAGTGTACGCCCTGTGCGCGTCGGTGCTGCGCATCCCGGAGTGGATGGCGGTCAGCAGCGCCGTGCGCCAGCGATTTGGGGTTTGA
- the ruvC gene encoding crossover junction endodeoxyribonuclease RuvC, which translates to MIAIGIDPGIATTGYGVVREEADGRLTALTHGVIETPKGESLPRRLQMLQQQLDALITTWQPQEAAVEELFFATNAKTAMIVGQARGVVLLTLCNAQIEVHEYTPLQVKQAISGYGQADKRQMQEMVRLLLNLPAIPRPDDAADALAIAVTHLQSRKWVKLKA; encoded by the coding sequence GTGATCGCCATCGGCATAGACCCCGGCATTGCGACGACCGGCTACGGCGTGGTGCGCGAGGAAGCAGACGGCCGGCTGACCGCGCTGACGCACGGTGTGATCGAGACACCGAAAGGCGAGTCGCTGCCGCGCCGCTTGCAGATGCTGCAGCAGCAGCTCGACGCGCTGATCACGACCTGGCAACCGCAGGAAGCCGCCGTCGAGGAATTGTTCTTCGCCACCAACGCCAAGACGGCGATGATCGTCGGCCAGGCGCGCGGTGTGGTGTTGCTCACGCTGTGCAACGCGCAGATCGAGGTGCACGAATACACACCGCTGCAGGTCAAACAAGCCATCTCCGGCTACGGCCAGGCCGACAAGCGCCAGATGCAGGAGATGGTGCGGCTGCTGCTCAACCTTCCGGCCATCCCTAGACCCGACGACGCAGCCGACGCGCTCGCCATCGCCGTCACGCATTTACAGAGCCGCAAGTGGGTCAAACTAAAGGCCTGA
- a CDS encoding auracyanin-A, with protein sequence MATNVSRRGFLRTAVVASGLFAGGALIAACGGGPEPTPTPAASGAPVTLEIASKGDALEYDKTSLEAPAGSKVTLNLKNNASPGSGVYHNWVLVRPGTADAVAADGIGAGEANDYLKPNDNRVIAHTKMAKEGETVSVTFDAPPPGTYDFVCTFPGHATLMRGKFIVK encoded by the coding sequence ATGGCAACCAATGTTTCTCGCCGAGGCTTTTTGAGGACTGCGGTGGTCGCGAGCGGCTTGTTCGCGGGTGGGGCACTCATCGCTGCCTGTGGGGGCGGCCCTGAACCAACGCCGACGCCGGCAGCCAGCGGTGCTCCCGTCACGCTGGAAATTGCCTCGAAGGGTGATGCGCTCGAATATGACAAGACCTCGCTTGAAGCGCCGGCCGGGTCGAAGGTGACGTTGAACTTAAAGAATAACGCTTCTCCCGGCTCTGGGGTGTATCACAACTGGGTGCTGGTGCGGCCCGGCACGGCCGATGCAGTAGCAGCGGACGGCATCGGCGCCGGTGAGGCGAACGACTACCTCAAGCCGAACGATAACCGCGTGATTGCGCACACCAAGATGGCGAAAGAAGGTGAGACCGTCTCGGTGACGTTCGACGCGCCGCCGCCAGGCACCTACGACTTCGTGTGCACTTTCCCCGGCCATGCCACGCTCATGCGCGGCAAGTTCATCGTCAAGTAG
- a CDS encoding cation transporter E1-E2 family ATPase, with product MVEEIVVIRGLTEQEVVERRSRGLGNQAAPSTSRTVGDILRQNIFTSINVIIFSIAVALAVLGNIGDAVTSGGLVFINAVVGIIQELRAKRQLDRIALLSRPKALVLRRDPASDDPQARDVGVEQAVDPSELVKDDILALYPGEQVVLDGVIVAGMAEVDESLLTGESDLVPKKAGDRVLSGSFCVTGRAHYRAEKVGMQSYANQLAGKARTFKAVKTPLQREIDFVLRLLMMIALVIGFMMFVSSVVNRLPTIRSVQAAAVIAGIVPNGLVMAILVAYSLGAVRIARRGALVQQTNAIESLSHVDVLCTDKTGTLTANRIHYHSCVPFGIDAAALERTAADFASSATTINRTSEALIYAFGGQKLPFADEAPFSSARRWSALAFDNERYRGVYVMGAPEALYDALAVHPDELERRVSSLARQGLRVLLFAHRPDLLTLHDASDRLALPNGLVPLGLLVFSDELRPEAKETVERFRKAGIRLKVISGDDPDTVAALARQAGFPDDAKQYSGADLEKMPPAVFAQAAAEGMIFGRITPEQKEKLVDALQSRGHYVAMIGDGVNDILALKKAKLGIAMQSGGSATRGVADIVLLNDSFAALAPAFTEGQRIVNGMKDIFSLFLTRCFYVAMIIVATGFVGMGFPFGPRNITLLTLLTVGIPTIALAYWSRPAQVKGKLLRSVWPFVVPASLSVLVFGLIAYVIAFGVVDGRMLRALITPHDILAFQEAVAGAYNVDVSTPERLSFQVANIAAQSVVTLFSLMFGLLLVVFVQPPFRFLAGGRLYSGDKRMSLLALGLFVTFLVGWHIPFLRRFFAVAIPPDPLVLVTILIFTLAWAATLLLIWKQRWYERFLLGRNVVAPAAPQPARPKVIPGIPKRHRPDHRRS from the coding sequence GTGGTCGAAGAAATTGTTGTGATCCGCGGTCTCACCGAGCAAGAGGTCGTCGAGCGCCGCAGCCGTGGGCTGGGCAACCAGGCTGCGCCGTCCACCAGCCGCACCGTCGGCGACATCCTGCGCCAGAACATCTTCACCAGCATCAACGTCATCATCTTCTCGATCGCGGTGGCGTTGGCCGTGCTCGGCAACATCGGCGACGCCGTCACCAGCGGCGGCCTGGTCTTCATCAATGCCGTCGTCGGCATCATTCAGGAGTTGCGCGCCAAGCGCCAGCTCGACCGCATCGCGTTGCTCAGCCGGCCCAAAGCCCTCGTTTTGCGGCGCGATCCGGCCAGCGACGATCCGCAGGCGCGCGACGTCGGCGTCGAGCAGGCCGTGGATCCATCGGAGCTGGTCAAGGACGACATCCTCGCGCTGTATCCCGGCGAGCAGGTGGTGCTGGACGGCGTGATCGTGGCGGGCATGGCCGAGGTGGACGAGTCGCTGCTCACCGGCGAATCCGACCTGGTGCCGAAGAAGGCAGGCGACCGCGTCCTCTCCGGCAGCTTCTGTGTGACGGGGCGCGCGCACTATCGCGCCGAGAAAGTCGGCATGCAGAGCTACGCGAACCAGCTCGCAGGCAAGGCGCGCACGTTCAAGGCGGTGAAGACGCCGCTGCAGCGCGAGATTGACTTCGTGCTGCGCCTGCTGATGATGATCGCGCTGGTGATCGGCTTCATGATGTTCGTGTCGTCGGTGGTCAACCGCCTGCCGACGATCCGCAGCGTGCAAGCCGCCGCGGTCATCGCCGGCATCGTGCCCAACGGACTGGTCATGGCCATTCTGGTCGCCTACTCGCTCGGCGCGGTGCGCATCGCGCGCAGGGGTGCGCTGGTGCAGCAAACCAACGCCATCGAATCGCTCAGCCATGTGGACGTGTTGTGCACCGACAAGACCGGCACGCTCACGGCCAATCGGATTCACTATCACTCGTGCGTCCCGTTCGGGATTGACGCGGCGGCGCTCGAACGCACGGCCGCCGACTTTGCCTCCAGCGCGACCACGATCAACCGCACCAGCGAGGCGCTCATCTACGCGTTCGGCGGGCAGAAGCTGCCGTTCGCCGACGAAGCGCCCTTTTCGTCGGCGCGTCGCTGGAGCGCGCTCGCTTTCGACAATGAGCGCTATCGCGGCGTCTACGTGATGGGCGCGCCGGAGGCGTTGTACGACGCGCTGGCGGTTCACCCCGACGAACTCGAACGGCGCGTGAGCAGCCTGGCCCGCCAGGGCCTGCGCGTGTTGTTGTTCGCCCATCGTCCCGACCTGCTCACGCTGCACGACGCGAGCGACCGCCTCGCTCTGCCGAATGGCCTCGTCCCGCTGGGGTTGCTCGTCTTCAGCGACGAGCTGCGCCCCGAAGCCAAGGAGACCGTCGAGCGCTTCCGCAAGGCCGGCATCCGCCTCAAGGTGATCTCCGGAGACGACCCGGACACGGTCGCGGCGCTGGCCCGGCAGGCCGGCTTCCCCGATGACGCCAAGCAATACTCCGGCGCCGACCTGGAGAAGATGCCGCCGGCCGTGTTCGCGCAGGCCGCCGCGGAGGGGATGATCTTCGGGCGCATCACGCCCGAGCAAAAGGAGAAGCTGGTGGACGCACTGCAAAGCCGCGGCCACTACGTGGCGATGATCGGCGACGGCGTGAACGACATCCTCGCGCTGAAGAAGGCCAAACTGGGTATCGCCATGCAGAGCGGCGGCAGCGCCACGCGCGGCGTCGCCGATATCGTCTTGCTGAACGATTCGTTCGCCGCGCTGGCGCCGGCTTTCACCGAAGGCCAGCGCATCGTGAACGGCATGAAGGACATCTTCAGCCTGTTCCTCACGCGCTGCTTCTACGTTGCGATGATCATCGTCGCCACCGGCTTCGTCGGCATGGGCTTCCCCTTCGGCCCGCGCAACATCACGCTGCTCACGTTGCTCACCGTCGGCATTCCCACCATCGCCCTGGCCTACTGGTCCAGACCCGCGCAGGTGAAAGGCAAGCTGCTGCGCTCGGTGTGGCCATTCGTCGTGCCGGCGTCGCTCTCGGTGTTGGTCTTCGGCCTGATCGCCTACGTCATCGCCTTCGGCGTCGTGGACGGCCGCATGTTGAGGGCCCTGATCACGCCACACGATATCTTGGCCTTCCAAGAGGCAGTGGCCGGCGCTTACAACGTGGACGTGAGCACGCCGGAGCGCCTGTCGTTCCAGGTGGCCAACATCGCCGCGCAGTCGGTGGTCACGCTGTTCTCGTTGATGTTCGGACTGCTGCTGGTGGTATTCGTGCAGCCGCCGTTTCGATTCCTGGCCGGCGGCCGGCTATACAGCGGCGACAAGCGGATGTCGCTGCTGGCGCTGGGCCTGTTCGTCACCTTCTTGGTCGGCTGGCACATCCCGTTCCTGCGCCGGTTCTTCGCCGTCGCCATCCCGCCCGACCCGCTGGTGCTGGTCACCATCCTCATCTTCACGCTGGCCTGGGCGGCGACGCTGCTGCTGATCTGGAAGCAACGCTGGTATGAGCGCTTCCTGTTGGGCCGCAACGTGGTTGCGCCGGCGGCACCGCAGCCCGCCCGGCCGAAGGTCATCCCCGGCATCCCCAAGCGCCATCGGCCCGACCACCGGCGGAGTTGA
- the ruvA gene encoding Holliday junction ATP-dependent DNA helicase RuvA, with the protein MISRIRGVVLSLKPPVAVVDVQGVGFRVSCSQAALDTLTLGRPCDLHTHLIVREDELALYGFATEDEVELFSLLLSVQGIGARTALAVLSKLPPEALRQAIANQQVETLARTPGVGKKTAEKIIFALRGKLGGLDALPAGAPLSAVDTEVIAALTALGYSVAEAQQALASLPRDAPLDLEEKLRRALAYFG; encoded by the coding sequence GTGATTTCTCGCATTCGCGGCGTCGTGCTCAGCCTCAAGCCCCCGGTGGCCGTTGTGGATGTACAAGGGGTCGGCTTTCGCGTGTCGTGCTCACAGGCCGCGCTCGACACGCTCACCCTCGGCCGGCCTTGCGACCTGCACACGCACCTCATCGTCCGCGAGGACGAGCTGGCGCTCTACGGCTTCGCTACCGAAGACGAAGTCGAACTTTTCTCACTGTTGCTGAGCGTGCAGGGCATCGGTGCGCGCACGGCGCTGGCCGTGCTGTCGAAGCTCCCACCCGAGGCACTGCGCCAGGCAATTGCTAACCAGCAAGTCGAGACGCTCGCGCGCACGCCCGGCGTGGGCAAGAAGACGGCGGAGAAGATCATCTTTGCGCTCCGCGGCAAATTGGGCGGATTGGACGCGCTGCCGGCCGGCGCACCGCTCTCAGCAGTAGATACCGAGGTGATTGCCGCGCTGACGGCACTGGGCTACAGCGTCGCCGAGGCGCAGCAGGCGCTGGCGTCGCTGCCGCGCGACGCGCCACTCGACCTCGAAGAGAAGCTCCGCCGCGCACTGGCCTATTTCGGCTGA